One bacterium genomic region harbors:
- a CDS encoding SEC-C domain-containing protein, whose amino-acid sequence QNWGQPGLLGTISVEISEMLSRILKRKNIPHSVLNAKHHEKEAQIVARAGQPGAVTIATNMAGRGTDIKLGIGVVKAYELVFTPIVEKIAAGTKKGKSYLLVAENGEVLKNLASIVKHMGLDYKIFPPRGNAPKYIPKFLSLGGKVALFPGFELSKAIPEGKYEKLFFPKPKCAIKTEKKDEWTCPADPKECIRQGVPCGLHIIGTERHEARRIDNQLRGRAGRQGDPGSSRFFLSLQDDLMRLYAGGDRAYNMIKRLNPPEGQPIEHALITKQIAAAQKRVEAQNFAIRKRLLEYDDVANKQREVIYNMRRNILFNQNLIPDYKKMMREYCEDLVELYTDPDRPPESWDWDGLSEEFAKVFLVRYKPEDVMHPSESLADELYELALKAFQMKCNIIGEENCRLLQRAAYLATIDQLWKEHLRALDEIKESSQLAAYAQRDPIIEFKKQAFDAFEQLIDDIREQTLLKFFHAQIVGMPLPQRRVPLREVHQGTQSYGVSDVARVAQSVFGSGQQSAEEELAPVPAVGPGFDRNTGREAPARAKPQTIRRKGKKIGRNDPCPCGSGKKYKNCCGRNVV is encoded by the coding sequence CAGAATTGGGGCCAACCAGGTCTCCTTGGCACGATTTCGGTGGAAATATCGGAGATGTTATCCCGAATTCTCAAGCGGAAAAACATTCCTCACTCCGTTCTTAACGCAAAACATCACGAAAAAGAGGCGCAAATAGTCGCTCGAGCTGGGCAGCCCGGTGCGGTGACTATCGCCACGAACATGGCGGGACGAGGAACCGACATAAAGCTTGGAATAGGCGTGGTAAAAGCTTATGAACTTGTATTCACGCCTATAGTCGAGAAAATCGCTGCCGGGACCAAAAAAGGCAAATCTTACCTTCTCGTTGCTGAGAACGGCGAGGTGCTGAAAAATCTCGCATCGATAGTTAAACACATGGGACTCGACTACAAAATCTTCCCGCCGCGAGGTAATGCGCCCAAATACATTCCAAAGTTTCTATCCCTTGGTGGTAAGGTGGCTCTTTTCCCGGGATTCGAGCTTTCAAAGGCTATACCCGAGGGAAAATACGAAAAGCTTTTCTTCCCGAAGCCCAAGTGTGCGATAAAAACCGAGAAAAAAGACGAATGGACATGTCCCGCTGACCCCAAAGAGTGTATAAGGCAGGGTGTGCCGTGCGGACTGCACATTATTGGAACTGAGCGCCACGAAGCACGCAGAATAGATAACCAGCTTAGAGGACGAGCTGGAAGACAGGGTGACCCCGGCTCATCGCGATTCTTCCTCTCCCTTCAGGACGACCTCATGAGACTCTACGCTGGCGGTGATAGAGCATACAACATGATAAAGCGTCTCAACCCACCCGAAGGACAGCCCATAGAACACGCTCTCATAACCAAGCAAATAGCTGCAGCACAAAAACGAGTGGAAGCACAAAACTTCGCCATAAGAAAACGCCTGCTCGAATACGACGATGTCGCCAACAAGCAGCGTGAAGTAATATACAACATGAGACGCAACATTCTCTTTAATCAGAATCTTATTCCGGACTACAAAAAGATGATGCGAGAATATTGTGAGGACCTCGTGGAGCTTTACACTGACCCCGACCGACCGCCCGAAAGCTGGGACTGGGATGGACTATCGGAAGAATTCGCAAAAGTGTTTCTTGTAAGATACAAACCAGAGGATGTGATGCACCCATCCGAAAGTCTCGCTGACGAGCTTTATGAACTCGCGTTGAAAGCATTTCAAATGAAGTGCAATATCATAGGCGAGGAAAACTGTCGGCTGCTTCAGCGCGCAGCATACTTAGCCACAATAGATCAGCTTTGGAAAGAGCATCTGCGGGCGCTCGACGAGATAAAGGAATCGAGCCAGCTTGCGGCATACGCACAGCGCGACCCAATAATAGAATTCAAAAAGCAAGCATTCGATGCTTTTGAACAGCTTATAGACGACATCCGTGAACAAACGCTTTTAAAATTCTTCCACGCCCAGATAGTCGGCATGCCACTGCCTCAAAGGCGAGTTCCCCTTAGAGAGGTCCACCAGGGCACACAAAGCTATGGGGTTTCAGATGTTGCAAGAGTAGCTCAAAGTGTTTTCGGTTCTGGTCAGCAGTCGGCTGAGGAAGAGCTGGCACCAGTGCCGGCTGTGGGTCCCGGCTTTGACCGCAACACAGGTCGCGAAGCCCCCGCACGCGCAAAACCACAAACCATAAGACGAAAAGGTAAAAAAATCGGAAGAAACGACCCCTGCCCATGCGGCTCCGGCAAAAAGTATAAAAACTGCTGTGGAAGAAATGTAGTGTGA